Proteins encoded by one window of Fusarium graminearum PH-1 chromosome 1, whole genome shotgun sequence:
- a CDS encoding mitogen-activated protein kinase spm1, which translates to MGDLQGRKVFKVFNQDFVVDERYTVTKELGQGAYGIVCAAVNNQTNEGVAIKKVTNVFSKKILAKRALREIKLLQHFRGHRNITCLYDMDIPRPDNFNETYLYEELMECDLAAIIRSGQPLTDAHFQSFIYQILCGLKYIHSANVLHRDLKPGNLLVNADCELKICDFGLARGFSVDPEENAGYMTEYVATRWYRAPEIMLSFQSYTKAIDVWSVGCILAELLGGRPFFKGRDYVDQLNQILHILGTPNEETLSRIGSPRAQEYVRNLPFMPKKPFPSLFPQANPDALDLLDKMLAFDPSSRISVEQALEHPYLQIWHDASDEPDCPTTFNFDFEVVEDVGQMRGMILDEVQRFRQNVRTVPGQSGGGLQGQGVPVPLPQGNGQWTAEDPRPQEYAGHGNTGLEQDLQGGLDASRR; encoded by the exons ATGGGCGACCTACAAGGACGGAAGGTCTTCAAGGTCTTTAACCAGgactttgttgttgatgagcgCTACACTGTCACCAAGGAGCTCGGCCAGGGAGCTTACGGTATCGTCTG TGCCGCCGTCAACAACCAAACCAACGAGGGCGTagccatcaagaaggtcaccAATGTTTTTAGCAAGAAGATTCTGGCCAAGCGCGCCCTGCGCGAGATCAAGCTGCTCCAGCACTTCCGCGGCCACCGCAAC ATCACATGTTTGTACGACATGGACATTCCTCGACCCGATAACTTCAACGAGACCTACTTGTACGAGG AGCTGATGGAGTGTGATTTGGCTGCCATCATCCGATCTGGCCAGCCTCTTACCGACGCCCACTTCCAATCCTTTATCTACCAGATCCTTTGCGGTCTCAAGTACATCCACTCCGCAAACGTTCTGCACCGAGATCTCAAGCCCGGTAACCTGCTTGTCAACGCCGACTGCGAGCTCAAGATTTGCGATTTCGGTCTTGCCCGAGGTTTCTCAGTCGACCCCGAAGAGAATGCTGGATACATGACCGAGTACGTCGCTACTCGATGGTACCGTGCACCTGAGATTATGTTGAGCTTCCAGAGCTACACCAAAGCTA TTGATGTTTGGTCTGTTGGTTGTATTCTGGCTGAGCTTTTGGGCGGACGACCTTTCTTCAAGGGCCGTGACTACGTCGACCAGCTGAACCAGATTCTTCACATTCTCGGAACCCCCAACGAGGAGACCCTCTCCCGTATCGGCTCACCCCGTGCCCAGGAATACGTCCGCAACCTACCTTTCATGCCCAAGAAGCCTTTCCCCAGCCTGTTCCCCCAGGCCAACCCCGACGCTCTCGACCTTCTCGACAAGATGCTCGCCTTCGACCCTTCGTCCCGTATCAGTGTAGAGCAGGCTCTCGAGCACCCTTACCTGCAAATTTGGCATGACGCCTCGGACGAGCCCGACTGCCCCACcacattcaacttcgactttgaggttgttgaggacgTTGGTCAGATGCGTGGTATGATTTTGGATGAGGTTCAACGATTCCGACAGAATGTCCGTACCGTGCCCGGCCAAAGCGGTGGAGGTCTTCAGGGCCAGGGTGTCCCCGTTCCTCTGCCTCAGGGTAATGGTCAATGGACTGCTGAGGACCCTCGACCTCAGGAATATGCTGGTCATGGTAACACCGGACTTGAGCAGGATCTTCAGGGAGGCCTGgatgcttctcgaagatAA
- a CDS encoding methionine aminopeptidase 2 codes for MAAQVPTEALKELNVADGSQKPGANAQSNTDAAGDDHGGDDSEDEADGAAPAEGAAKKKKKRKPKKKKKNPTSQSDPPRVQVSQLFPNKSYPPGEEVEYKDENNYRTTDEEKRHLDNLNADFLADYREAAEIHRQVRQWTQKNVKPGQTLTSIAEGIEDGVRALTGHSGLEEGDSLKAGMGFPCGLSLNHCAAHYTPNAGNKMVLQQQDVMKVDFGVHVNGRIVDSAFTMSFDNKYDNLLQAVKEATNAGIREAGIDARVGEIGGVIQETMESFEVEIDGTTYPVKSIRNLTGHNILPYSIHGTKAVPIVKSNDQTKMEEGDVFAIETFGSTGNGYVRDDMETSHYAKRGDSSHVDLRLSSAKSLLNVINKNFGTLPFCRRYLDRIGQDKYLLGLNNLVNAGIVEAYPPLCDKKGSYTAQFEHTILIRPTVKEVISRGDDY; via the exons atggcagctCAAGTCCCCACTGAAGctctcaaggagctcaacg TGGCCGATGGCTCTCAGAAGCCCGGCGCGAACGCACAATCAAACACCGACGCTGCCGGCGACGACCACGGCGGCGATGATTCCGAAGACGAAGCCGATGGTGCCGCCCCCGCCGAAGGAGCcgccaagaaaaagaagaagagaaagcccaagaagaagaagaagaaccctACCAGCCAGAGCGACCCTCCTCGAGTCCAGGTCAGCCAGCTGTTCCCCAACAAATCCTACCCTCCCGGCGAGGAGGTCGAGTACAAGGACGAGAACAACTACCGTACcaccgacgaggagaagcgcCATCTCGATAACCTTAACGCCGACTTCCTTGCCGATTACCGCGAGGCTGCCGAGATTCATCGCCAGGTGCGCCAATGGACTCAGAAGAACGTCAAGCCCGGACAGACCTTGACCTCGATCGCCGAGGGTATTGAGGATGGTGTTCGTGCTCTCACTGGACACTCTGGACTCGAGGAGGGTGACAGTCTCAAGGCTGGTATGGGTTTCCCCTGCGGTCTTAGTCTCAACCACTGCGCCGCGCATTACACCCCTAACGCCGGTAACAAGATGGttctgcagcagcaggacGTCATGAAGGTCGATTTCGGTGTCCATGTCAACGGCCGTATTGTCGACTCTGCCTTTACTATGTCCTTCGACAACAAGTACGACAACCTCCTCCAGGCCGTCAAGGAGGCGACCAACGCCGGTATCCGCGAGGCTGGCATTGACGCCCGCGTCGGCGAGATTGGAGGTGTTATTCAGGAGACCATGGAGAGTTTCGAGGTTGAGATCGACGGAACCACATACCCCGTCAAGAGTATCCGCAACCTCACAGGACACAATATTCTCCCCTACAGCATCCACGGCACCAAGGCCGTGCCCATCGTCAAGAGCAACGACCagaccaagatggaagagggcGACGTTTTTGCCATTGAGACCTTTGGCAGTACCGGCAACGGATACGTCCGGGACGATATGGAGACGTCGCACTACGCGAAGCGAGGAGACTCCTCGCACGTTGATCTGCGCTTGAGCTCTGCCAAGTCGCTTCTCAACGTGATTAACAAGAACTTTGGCACCCTGCCGTTCTGCCGCCGATACCTGGACCGTATTGGTCAGGACAAGTACCTGCTTGGA CTTAACAACCTGGTCAACGCTGGTATTGTCGAAGCGTACCCACCCTTGTGTGACAAGAAGGGCTCGTACACCGCTCAGTTTGAGCAT ACCATTCTGATCCGACCCACCGTGAAGGAGGTCATCAGCCGTGGAGACGACTACTAA
- a CDS encoding low molecular weight phosphotyrosine protein phosphatase, with product MPDQISVLFVCLGNICRSPMAEGIFQHLAKQPNLKDKIGRIDSCGTAAYHSGEPPDDRTMSTLEANGIDDYDHLARRFHPSDFTTFDYIFAMDRSNLSDLLRLQKNNPDSTAKVMLFGEFSGTKRPEIVNDPYYGGNDGFSKAYEQCTRFSKNFVKETFGEE from the exons ATGCCTGACCAAATATCCGTCCTCTTTGTCTGTCTGGGCAACATCTGTCGCTCGCCCATGGCCGAAGGCATCTTTCAACACCTCGCTAAGCAGCCGAatctcaaagacaagatcggGCGCATCGATTCTTGTGGAACAG CTGCTTATCACAGCGGCGAGCCCCCGGATGACCGAACCATGTCTACACTAGAGGCCAACGGTATAGACGATTATGACCATCTCGCGCGGCGC TTCCACCCGAGCGATTTCACCACTTTCGACTacatctttgccatggatCGATCAAACCTCTCAGATCTTCTCCGACTACAAAAGAACAACCCGGACTCGACCGCCAAGGTGATGCTGTTCGGAGAGTTCAGCGGCACAAAGCGACCCGAGATCGTCAATGACCCATACTACGGCGGAAACGACGGCTTCTCCAAGGCATACGAGCAGTGCACGCGATTCTCCAAGAACTTTGTAAAGGAGACTTTTGGAGAAGAGTAA